The following are encoded in a window of Amycolatopsis lexingtonensis genomic DNA:
- a CDS encoding TetR/AcrR family transcriptional regulator, whose protein sequence is MTSSPSPAASAPRTRGRPAVPLDRILATALQLVDEEGAEALSMRTLAQRLESGTATLYRHFGNRATLITQVIDRVFGEIELDPGALAELSWDRACQAVARAMFDTLGKHRKIAPLLIEQTPTGPNAMVLRERCLAVLLGGGLPPNVAVRAYATLSRYVLGFAIQLSGSGNDAERERVSTRFHDVSAGDFPATHAVADSLPVPLEDEFAFGLELIINGLRQLHAR, encoded by the coding sequence GTGACCAGTTCGCCCTCGCCAGCCGCCTCCGCCCCGCGCACCCGGGGTCGCCCCGCCGTTCCGCTGGACCGGATCCTCGCCACGGCACTGCAGCTCGTCGACGAGGAAGGCGCCGAGGCGCTGTCGATGCGGACTCTCGCCCAACGGCTCGAATCCGGCACGGCCACGCTCTACCGCCACTTCGGCAACCGGGCGACCTTGATCACCCAGGTCATCGACCGCGTCTTCGGGGAGATCGAACTCGACCCGGGTGCGCTGGCGGAGCTGAGCTGGGACCGGGCCTGCCAGGCCGTCGCCCGGGCGATGTTCGACACGCTGGGCAAGCACCGGAAGATCGCGCCCCTGCTGATCGAGCAGACCCCGACCGGGCCGAACGCGATGGTGCTGCGGGAACGCTGCCTGGCCGTCCTCCTCGGCGGTGGACTACCGCCGAACGTCGCCGTGCGCGCCTACGCGACCCTCTCGCGCTACGTCCTCGGCTTCGCCATCCAGCTCTCCGGATCCGGGAACGACGCCGAACGAGAGCGGGTGTCGACGCGCTTCCACGACGTGTCGGCCGGGGACTTCCCGGCCACCCACGCGGTCGCGGACTCCCTGCCGGTGCCGCTGGAGGACGAGTTCGCCTTCGGCCTGGAGCTGATCATCAACGGGCTGCGTCAGCTGCACGCCCGCTGA
- a CDS encoding TetR/AcrR family transcriptional regulator: MSTRDEHASRTRADLLAAAKRLFAERGYPDTKITDIATAAGRAAGTFYTHFRDKEHLLAVLRSELAGTAAPDPAGDDPIREHVTACWTALRTHRPIAIALLQSATAAAPASGRLRDELTTWTAPLRKHLENRRDRGEPLPGDPELLAAAIGVMLAGLNHALPTLDDRVPDAVTNLVLHGLAGPER, from the coding sequence ATGAGCACGCGGGACGAACACGCGAGCCGGACCCGGGCGGACCTGCTCGCCGCGGCAAAGCGACTGTTCGCCGAACGCGGCTACCCCGACACCAAGATCACCGACATCGCCACCGCGGCCGGCCGCGCCGCCGGCACCTTCTATACCCACTTCCGCGACAAGGAGCACCTGCTCGCCGTCCTGCGCAGCGAACTCGCCGGGACAGCGGCGCCGGACCCGGCCGGCGACGACCCGATCCGCGAGCACGTCACGGCCTGCTGGACCGCACTGCGCACCCACCGCCCCATCGCCATCGCCCTGCTGCAGTCGGCGACCGCCGCCGCCCCGGCCTCCGGACGATTGCGGGACGAGCTGACCACCTGGACAGCCCCGCTGCGCAAGCACCTGGAAAACCGGCGCGACCGCGGCGAGCCGCTCCCCGGCGACCCCGAACTGCTGGCCGCGGCCATCGGCGTCATGCTCGCCGGTCTCAACCACGCCCTGCCCACCCTCGACGACCGCGTCCCGGATGCGGTCACGAACCTCGTCCTCCACGGCCTGGCCGGCCCTGAACGGTGA
- a CDS encoding serine hydrolase domain-containing protein produces MLDDVLAALDTVLPRLAAVTGTPGVAVAVATSDDLRTAATGFADLAARTPMTAETVAPAGSLTKPVTGLAFMQLVEAGAVALDTPVDEVLPAGLRGPGAPPATTAMLAAHQAGYYSDIVTAVAPTAPAEPILDYVRRRHEIGRAVEYGGVLPLLTTPGPYSYSSFGVGVLGGVVEHLAGEPYGARVHRDVFTAAGMTATSIDDGSRTPAASATGYLAFGDWCVPSPPLRTSAYPGVGMHTSAADFARLLQSLLRTARGDRGLVGPDALAKMVAPRVPRPSPHGVRSFSGLTLELADPELGEDWWWGHTAAFPWGFWWEARVWPHRDLAAVAVGNRWDMARFHNPATRSAPGLAVEWAGRWACSGAPAKLPDMDGRPRWTGPRPTPESSGWMGVLLGERTHGLLGVPDPLPVPALTAGARSLGDGDSAGWDPAAFARGVEQARAVAPDPDALEALGRELGPAAALWMLECGASAADVTMPVGFYARASR; encoded by the coding sequence ATGCTCGACGACGTGCTGGCGGCGCTGGACACCGTCCTGCCCCGGCTGGCCGCGGTCACCGGGACCCCCGGGGTCGCCGTCGCGGTGGCCACGAGCGACGACCTGCGCACGGCCGCGACCGGGTTCGCCGACCTGGCCGCGCGCACGCCGATGACCGCCGAGACGGTCGCGCCGGCGGGCTCGCTCACCAAGCCCGTCACCGGCCTGGCCTTCATGCAGCTCGTCGAGGCGGGGGCGGTGGCGCTGGACACCCCGGTCGACGAAGTACTGCCCGCGGGGCTGCGGGGTCCCGGTGCGCCGCCCGCCACCACCGCCATGCTGGCCGCCCACCAGGCCGGCTACTACAGCGACATCGTCACCGCAGTCGCGCCCACGGCGCCGGCCGAGCCGATCCTGGACTACGTCCGGCGCCGCCACGAGATCGGCCGCGCCGTCGAGTACGGCGGGGTGCTGCCCCTCCTGACCACACCCGGCCCCTATTCGTATTCGAGCTTCGGGGTCGGAGTGCTCGGCGGCGTCGTCGAGCACCTGGCCGGTGAACCGTACGGCGCCCGCGTGCACCGGGACGTGTTCACCGCGGCCGGGATGACCGCCACGAGCATCGACGACGGCAGCCGGACCCCGGCGGCGAGCGCGACCGGGTACCTGGCGTTCGGCGACTGGTGCGTGCCGAGCCCGCCGCTGCGGACGTCGGCCTACCCGGGGGTCGGGATGCACACCAGCGCCGCGGACTTCGCGCGCCTGCTGCAGTCCCTGCTGCGCACCGCCCGCGGCGACCGGGGCCTGGTCGGGCCGGACGCGCTCGCGAAGATGGTGGCCCCGCGCGTACCGCGGCCGAGCCCGCACGGCGTCCGGTCGTTCTCCGGCCTGACCCTCGAGCTCGCCGACCCGGAGCTGGGCGAGGACTGGTGGTGGGGGCACACCGCGGCGTTCCCGTGGGGGTTCTGGTGGGAGGCCAGGGTCTGGCCGCACCGCGACCTGGCCGCGGTCGCGGTGGGCAACCGATGGGACATGGCCCGGTTCCACAATCCCGCCACCCGCAGCGCGCCGGGCCTGGCCGTGGAGTGGGCGGGCCGGTGGGCGTGCTCCGGCGCGCCGGCGAAGCTCCCGGACATGGACGGGCGACCGCGGTGGACCGGTCCCCGGCCGACCCCGGAAAGCTCGGGCTGGATGGGGGTGCTCCTCGGCGAGCGCACCCACGGCCTGCTCGGCGTGCCCGATCCGCTGCCGGTGCCGGCGCTGACCGCCGGCGCGCGTTCCCTCGGCGACGGGGATTCGGCCGGCTGGGACCCCGCCGCGTTCGCGCGCGGGGTCGAACAGGCGCGGGCGGTGGCCCCGGACCCGGACGCGCTCGAGGCGCTGGGCCGGGAGCTGGGTCCCGCCGCGGCGCTGTGGATGCTGGAGTGCGGCGCATCGGCCGCGGACGTCACGATGCCGGTCGGCTTCTACGCCCGCGCATCGCGGTGA
- a CDS encoding FAD-dependent monooxygenase — protein MNDTLDVLIAGAGPAGTTLAIDLARRGLAVRIIDKAPRSFEGSRAKGLQPRTLEVFDDLGVLDDVLAGSSDYPRLGIHLGPVTVPWRMFRNRARSTDVPYPNTRLLPQYRTDAVLHDRLEQLGGKVEYGRELAGFAQDATSVTATVLGDDGPERITARYLVGADGGSSAVRKHLGLGFLGETRDGDRMLIVDAVTSGLSGDRWHVWPGVKGRFAGACPLPHTGLFQWMIRLAPDEEPPEGEEAITRRIRAHTRDRAIAVRDIRWRSVFRPNIRLAEAYRRGRVFLAGDAAHVHTPAGAQGLNTGIQDAYNLGWKLGQVLAGADPRLLDTYEAERLPIAAGVLGLSTKKYEGLAKLDPSSLRRGQDEQQLSLTYHGGPLAPGETDRTKTLRVGDRAPDADLGGSRLFDTYRGPHFTLLAYGPQAAAASEQLDWPDAGAPLRRITVEDRRGYGIEGDTLLLVRPDGYLGHIATHDFLASTRAAARALTPEVTR, from the coding sequence ATGAACGACACCCTCGACGTCCTGATCGCCGGCGCCGGCCCGGCCGGCACCACCCTGGCCATCGACCTGGCCCGCCGCGGCCTCGCGGTCCGGATCATCGACAAGGCCCCGCGTTCCTTCGAAGGCTCCCGCGCCAAAGGCCTTCAGCCACGCACCCTGGAGGTGTTCGACGACCTCGGCGTGCTCGACGACGTCCTCGCCGGCAGCAGCGACTACCCCCGCCTCGGCATCCACCTGGGACCGGTCACCGTCCCGTGGCGGATGTTCCGCAACCGCGCACGCAGCACCGACGTCCCCTACCCGAACACCCGGTTGCTGCCCCAGTACCGCACCGACGCCGTGCTGCACGACCGGCTCGAGCAGCTGGGCGGCAAGGTCGAATACGGCCGCGAGCTCGCCGGGTTCGCCCAGGACGCCACGTCGGTCACCGCCACCGTGCTCGGCGACGACGGCCCCGAACGGATCACCGCGCGCTACCTCGTCGGGGCCGACGGCGGTTCGAGCGCCGTCCGCAAGCACCTCGGTCTGGGCTTCCTCGGCGAGACCCGCGACGGGGACCGGATGCTCATCGTCGACGCCGTCACCTCCGGCCTGTCCGGTGACCGGTGGCACGTCTGGCCGGGGGTGAAGGGCCGGTTCGCCGGAGCCTGCCCGCTGCCGCACACCGGCCTGTTCCAGTGGATGATCCGCCTGGCCCCGGACGAAGAACCACCCGAGGGCGAGGAGGCGATCACCCGGCGGATCCGGGCGCACACCCGCGACCGGGCCATCGCCGTGCGGGACATCCGGTGGCGGTCGGTGTTCCGGCCGAACATCCGCCTGGCCGAGGCCTACCGGCGCGGGCGCGTGTTCCTCGCCGGCGACGCCGCGCACGTGCACACCCCGGCCGGCGCGCAGGGCCTCAACACCGGCATCCAAGACGCCTACAACCTCGGCTGGAAACTCGGCCAGGTCCTCGCCGGAGCCGACCCGCGGCTGCTCGACACCTACGAGGCCGAACGCCTCCCGATCGCCGCCGGCGTGCTCGGCCTGTCCACGAAGAAGTACGAAGGCCTCGCCAAACTCGACCCGTCCAGCCTGCGCCGCGGCCAGGACGAACAACAGCTTTCCCTCACCTACCACGGCGGCCCGCTCGCACCCGGCGAAACCGACCGCACGAAGACGCTGCGGGTCGGCGACCGGGCCCCGGACGCGGACCTGGGCGGCTCTCGCCTGTTCGACACCTACCGGGGACCGCACTTCACCCTCCTCGCATACGGCCCGCAGGCCGCCGCGGCGAGCGAACAACTCGACTGGCCGGACGCGGGAGCACCGCTGCGCCGGATCACGGTCGAGGACCGGCGCGGCTACGGCATCGAGGGCGACACGCTGCTGCTGGTCCGGCCCGACGGCTACCTCGGGCACATCGCGACCCACGACTTCCTCGCCTCGACCCGCGCCGCCGCCCGGGCCCTGACCCCTGAGGTGACCCGGTGA
- a CDS encoding glycosyltransferase: MRVLLSTYGTRGDVEPLVALAVQLRALGVEARLCTPPDEEFADRLAGLGIDWVPLGLPVRALMRGTTPPSAAELSRYRTELLDAQFDVLPSAADGCDALVVAGLAQVAARSVAEAAGLPYVYVTYSAVNLPSPHHAPPPRPGWPEPEAAGNATRWEIDARRVDEQFREPLNGHRAALGLPPVATVRDHVYSDRPWLAADPVLGPWPGGAGLEVVQTGAWTQPDDRPLPPDLQAFLQAGPPPVYVGFGSISPAPDIPRWAVEIARARGHRVLVSRGWADLDPAGCFAIGDVSHQRLFPELAAVIHHGGAGTTQTAARAGVPQVVVPIALADNPYWAGRVAAHGIGTALDGPTATRESLCAAFDTALTPETRVRAKALSAEIRTDGAAVAAQRLLDALG, translated from the coding sequence ATGCGGGTACTGCTCTCGACGTACGGAACGCGGGGCGACGTCGAACCGCTGGTGGCGCTGGCGGTCCAGCTCCGGGCCCTGGGCGTCGAGGCGCGGCTGTGCACTCCGCCGGACGAGGAGTTCGCGGACCGGCTCGCCGGTCTCGGGATCGACTGGGTGCCGCTCGGGCTCCCGGTGCGGGCGCTGATGCGCGGCACGACCCCGCCGTCGGCAGCCGAGCTGTCCCGCTACCGCACCGAGTTGCTCGACGCGCAGTTCGACGTGCTCCCCTCGGCGGCCGACGGGTGCGATGCGCTGGTGGTGGCGGGCCTCGCGCAGGTCGCCGCGCGGTCGGTGGCCGAGGCCGCGGGCCTCCCCTACGTGTACGTGACCTATTCGGCGGTCAACCTGCCCTCGCCGCACCACGCGCCACCACCGCGGCCGGGCTGGCCCGAGCCGGAAGCGGCTGGCAACGCGACCCGGTGGGAGATCGACGCCCGCCGGGTCGACGAGCAGTTCCGCGAGCCGCTCAACGGCCACCGCGCCGCCCTCGGCCTGCCCCCGGTGGCCACCGTGCGCGACCACGTCTATTCGGACCGGCCGTGGCTCGCGGCGGACCCGGTACTGGGACCGTGGCCGGGCGGCGCCGGCCTCGAAGTGGTCCAGACCGGCGCGTGGACCCAGCCGGACGACCGCCCGCTGCCGCCGGACCTGCAGGCCTTCCTGCAGGCGGGCCCGCCACCGGTGTACGTGGGATTCGGCAGCATCAGCCCGGCCCCGGACATCCCCCGCTGGGCCGTCGAGATCGCCCGCGCCCGCGGCCACCGCGTCCTCGTCTCCCGCGGCTGGGCGGATTTGGACCCGGCCGGCTGCTTCGCCATCGGGGACGTCAGCCACCAGCGCCTGTTTCCTGAACTGGCGGCGGTGATCCACCACGGCGGCGCGGGGACCACACAAACGGCGGCACGGGCCGGCGTCCCGCAGGTGGTGGTCCCGATCGCTTTGGCGGACAACCCGTACTGGGCGGGCCGAGTGGCCGCCCACGGGATCGGCACCGCCCTCGACGGTCCGACGGCGACCCGTGAGTCGCTGTGCGCCGCTTTCGACACGGCACTGACACCCGAAACCCGCGTGCGGGCGAAGGCGCTGAGCGCCGAGATCCGCACCGACGGAGCGGCGGTGGCCGCGCAGCGGTTGCTCGACGCTCTCGGCTGA
- a CDS encoding alpha/beta fold hydrolase — MQSIPIDGLRVHYERTGQGPAVLLLHGSGSSLEGFGRVAELLSASHDVIRPDLPGFGRTGPRPDRDYRVRTYAGTIARFMTALDLPHFAVAGNSLGGNIAWNLALDAPERVDALVLVNATGYPEKTLPAGLRLARNPLLRPLLRRWLPRGATELGLREAVGANSAIVDDTMVDRVHALTSRPGNRSAFVDFANTDQPDRSAELPRIAVPTLVLRSAGVDGQHFARDIPGALERVHADGGHLLPEEDPDWVAAAIAEFLR; from the coding sequence ATGCAGTCAATCCCGATCGACGGACTCCGGGTGCACTACGAACGCACCGGGCAGGGCCCGGCGGTGCTGCTGCTGCACGGCAGCGGGTCGTCGTTGGAGGGCTTCGGGCGAGTGGCGGAGCTGTTGTCGGCGTCGCACGACGTGATCCGCCCGGACCTGCCCGGGTTCGGGCGGACCGGGCCGCGGCCCGACCGCGACTACCGCGTCCGGACCTACGCGGGCACGATCGCCCGGTTCATGACCGCGCTCGACCTGCCGCACTTCGCGGTGGCCGGGAACTCCCTCGGCGGCAACATCGCGTGGAACCTGGCTCTGGACGCCCCGGAGCGGGTCGATGCGCTGGTCCTGGTCAACGCCACCGGCTACCCGGAGAAGACGCTGCCCGCCGGGCTGCGGCTGGCCCGGAACCCGCTGCTGCGCCCCCTGCTGCGGCGCTGGCTCCCGCGTGGCGCGACCGAACTCGGGCTGCGGGAAGCCGTCGGCGCGAACTCCGCGATCGTGGACGACACCATGGTCGACCGGGTGCACGCGCTGACCAGCCGTCCGGGGAACCGGTCGGCGTTCGTCGACTTCGCCAACACCGACCAGCCGGACCGCAGCGCCGAACTCCCGCGGATCGCGGTCCCGACGCTGGTCCTGCGCAGCGCCGGCGTCGACGGGCAGCACTTCGCCCGCGACATCCCGGGCGCCCTCGAGCGCGTGCACGCCGACGGCGGGCACCTGCTGCCGGAAGAAGATCCGGACTGGGTGGCCGCGGCGATCGCGGAGTTCCTGCGATGA
- a CDS encoding alpha/beta fold hydrolase, whose product MKYFVAADEDRRLDAVTRRTLRGSFITLSDGVTHYELTGPADGELAVLVGGLTIPLSYWDGLAARLHAHGLRTLSYSAYGRGYSDRVRGRYDEALFVRQLAELTTTLDPTRPRHVVGTSMGALVAMAYTNLHPESVTTLTIAGPAGLGERPRPQRLLRNDVLARFVARRFGRKLLEDHLGHNVRDPALSARLVAMVRDAYRYEGSLYAFFQTLQRFPLYDRQDLFRGTGELGLPVLLLWGDDDQVTPITHLDTVHELLRPQQTHVLTECGHMAPYERPDDVGDLLASFAVPHPDRLAP is encoded by the coding sequence ATGAAGTACTTCGTCGCCGCCGATGAGGACCGCCGGCTCGACGCGGTCACCCGCCGGACCCTGCGCGGCAGCTTCATCACCCTGTCCGACGGGGTGACGCACTACGAGCTGACCGGACCCGCGGACGGCGAACTCGCCGTCCTCGTCGGCGGCCTGACGATCCCACTGTCCTATTGGGACGGTCTCGCGGCCCGGCTGCACGCCCACGGCTTGCGCACCCTGTCCTACAGCGCCTACGGACGCGGCTACTCCGACCGCGTCCGGGGCCGCTACGACGAAGCGCTGTTCGTCCGCCAGCTCGCCGAGCTGACCACGACCTTGGACCCCACGCGGCCGCGGCACGTCGTCGGCACCTCGATGGGCGCCCTGGTCGCCATGGCCTACACGAACCTGCACCCCGAATCGGTCACCACGCTCACGATCGCCGGGCCGGCCGGGCTGGGTGAACGTCCTCGGCCGCAGCGGCTGCTGCGCAATGACGTGCTCGCCCGATTCGTCGCCCGCCGCTTCGGCCGCAAACTCCTGGAAGACCACCTCGGGCACAACGTCCGCGACCCCGCCCTCTCCGCCCGGCTGGTCGCGATGGTCCGGGACGCCTATCGCTACGAAGGCTCCCTCTACGCGTTCTTCCAGACCCTGCAGCGCTTCCCGCTGTACGACCGGCAGGACCTCTTCCGCGGCACCGGCGAGCTGGGACTCCCCGTCCTGCTCCTGTGGGGCGACGACGACCAGGTCACCCCGATCACCCACCTCGACACCGTCCACGAGCTGCTGCGTCCACAGCAGACTCACGTCCTCACCGAATGCGGCCACATGGCCCCCTACGAACGGCCGGACGACGTCGGCGACCTGCTCGCGTCGTTCGCCGTCCCGCACCCCGATCGGCTCGCACCATGA
- a CDS encoding ROK family transcriptional regulator, producing MELTPWDGSRIGLDQEEMRRHNRGTFLRLVHLSDGISRAEIAKRMNLNRSTIKALTAELSAAGLVREVSQTDNRHQGRPSLIVRPETHRFHVLAFDVAVDRLVAARIGLGGVVLDRKVAARRRSGVDLDYVVSTLAKLGRELAEAAPSTSTCVGLGASYCGMIRPGDGTVRFGPDLGWVDQAFGAELARRLGLGLRVPVGNEAHLGALAENLRGAGMGVQNLVYLHGDVGVGGGIIVGGTVLDGDAGYGCELGHMVVNPHDGRPCGCGSSGCLEAEAGERALLDAARRPPEVFGRDAVRAVAADAAAGDADARDALDYVGDWLGIGVANLINLFNPAVVVFGGMLRDVYAGVLPRVRSRVARNVLPVAKEKVRLSVSALGDDATLIGAGELGFERLLHDPLSESQRACS from the coding sequence ATGGAATTGACACCCTGGGACGGCTCGAGAATCGGGTTGGACCAGGAGGAGATGCGTCGGCACAATCGCGGTACTTTTCTTCGCCTTGTACACCTGAGCGACGGAATCTCGCGGGCCGAAATCGCGAAACGGATGAACCTCAACCGAAGCACGATCAAGGCGTTGACGGCGGAACTGAGCGCGGCGGGCCTGGTCCGGGAAGTGTCGCAGACGGACAATCGTCACCAAGGCCGCCCGTCGCTCATCGTGCGGCCGGAGACCCATCGTTTCCACGTACTGGCATTCGACGTCGCGGTGGACCGATTGGTCGCCGCCCGGATCGGCCTCGGCGGGGTCGTCCTGGACCGCAAGGTCGCTGCCCGGCGCCGGTCCGGAGTCGATCTCGACTATGTGGTCTCGACGCTCGCGAAGCTCGGCCGCGAGTTGGCCGAAGCGGCACCGTCGACGTCGACCTGCGTGGGGCTGGGGGCCTCGTACTGCGGGATGATCCGTCCCGGCGACGGGACCGTCCGGTTCGGCCCCGACCTCGGCTGGGTCGACCAGGCGTTCGGCGCCGAACTGGCCCGCCGGCTGGGACTGGGACTGCGGGTGCCGGTGGGAAACGAGGCGCACCTCGGAGCGCTCGCGGAAAACCTTCGCGGGGCCGGGATGGGGGTGCAGAACCTCGTCTACCTGCACGGCGACGTCGGCGTCGGTGGCGGGATCATCGTCGGCGGCACGGTGCTGGACGGCGACGCGGGGTACGGCTGCGAACTGGGCCACATGGTCGTCAACCCGCACGACGGGCGACCTTGTGGCTGCGGCTCCAGCGGGTGTCTCGAGGCGGAAGCCGGTGAACGGGCCTTGCTGGACGCCGCACGCCGACCGCCGGAGGTCTTCGGCCGCGACGCCGTTCGGGCGGTGGCCGCCGACGCGGCCGCGGGCGATGCCGACGCTCGCGACGCGCTCGATTACGTCGGGGATTGGCTGGGCATCGGCGTGGCCAATCTCATCAATCTCTTCAATCCGGCGGTCGTCGTCTTCGGCGGAATGTTGCGGGATGTGTACGCCGGTGTATTGCCGCGAGTACGTAGTCGCGTCGCACGTAATGTGTTGCCGGTCGCGAAGGAAAAAGTGCGCCTGAGTGTCTCGGCGCTCGGGGACGACGCCACCCTGATCGGCGCCGGCGAGCTCGGATTCGAGCGGCTGCTGCACGATCCGTTGAGCGAAAGTCAGCGGGCGTGCAGCTGA
- a CDS encoding amidohydrolase family protein, with amino-acid sequence MNRTLLRGARVITMAPHRPDAEHADILIDGDTIAAVGENLDATGAEVVDIAGRIIMPGLVNAHLHTWQTALRGVGTDWTLADYLGRLHGAVARHYRPEDMRVGTLAGALDQLDRGTTTLGDWCHNTPTPDHTDAALDGLRASGVRGVFLHGTAYSAPDAAHPVDEIDRVTGGPLLTLGMAVRGPQLSTPDTAVADFRAAAERGLVVSLHQSGGAPGPAWAAVRAAGLLGPATDVVHGAGLTEEWLEILVDAGASLTSTPENELGQGHGLPVTGHLLRLGAAPSLGTDTDVVTPADVLSAARIALAHQRGHDHEDHRRATGSFSLTATITAKQALAWATVEGARALGLADRVGRLDAGMQADLIVIDAPGPNPVAAALHATAGDIEAVMIAGHWRKRDHTLLDVDLDAVRDELRESSARLLPHLAG; translated from the coding sequence GTGAACCGCACCCTGCTGCGCGGCGCTCGCGTGATCACCATGGCACCGCACCGTCCCGACGCCGAACACGCCGACATCCTCATCGACGGCGACACCATCGCCGCGGTCGGCGAAAACCTCGACGCGACCGGCGCCGAGGTCGTCGACATCGCCGGCCGGATCATCATGCCCGGCCTGGTCAACGCCCACCTGCACACCTGGCAGACCGCCCTGCGCGGCGTCGGCACCGACTGGACGCTCGCGGACTACCTCGGCCGCCTGCACGGCGCCGTGGCCCGCCACTACCGGCCCGAGGACATGCGCGTCGGCACCCTCGCCGGCGCGCTGGACCAGCTCGACCGCGGCACCACCACCCTGGGCGACTGGTGCCACAACACGCCCACCCCCGACCACACCGACGCCGCACTCGACGGCCTCCGCGCGTCCGGCGTCCGCGGGGTGTTCCTGCACGGCACCGCGTACTCCGCGCCCGACGCGGCCCACCCCGTCGACGAGATCGACCGGGTGACCGGTGGCCCGCTGCTCACCCTCGGCATGGCGGTCCGCGGCCCGCAACTGTCCACTCCGGACACCGCGGTCGCCGACTTCCGCGCCGCCGCCGAACGCGGGCTCGTCGTGTCGCTGCACCAAAGCGGTGGCGCGCCTGGGCCCGCCTGGGCGGCCGTGCGCGCCGCCGGGCTGCTCGGCCCGGCCACCGACGTCGTCCACGGTGCCGGGCTCACCGAAGAGTGGCTCGAGATCCTGGTCGACGCGGGCGCGAGTCTCACCAGCACGCCCGAGAACGAACTCGGCCAAGGCCACGGCCTCCCCGTCACCGGGCACCTGCTCCGGCTCGGCGCCGCGCCGTCGCTGGGCACCGACACCGACGTCGTCACCCCCGCCGACGTGCTCTCCGCCGCCCGCATCGCCTTGGCGCACCAGCGGGGCCACGACCACGAGGACCACCGCAGGGCCACCGGATCCTTCTCCCTCACCGCGACGATCACGGCCAAGCAGGCGCTCGCCTGGGCCACCGTCGAGGGCGCCCGAGCACTCGGCCTCGCCGACCGTGTCGGCCGGCTCGACGCCGGCATGCAGGCCGACCTCATCGTCATCGACGCCCCGGGGCCGAACCCGGTCGCGGCGGCCCTGCACGCCACCGCCGGTGACATCGAAGCGGTCATGATCGCCGGGCACTGGCGCAAACGCGACCACACCCTCCTCGACGTCGACCTCGACGCCGTGCGAGACGAGCTCCGCGAATCCTCGGCCCGGCTCCTCCCCCACCTCGCCGGCTGA